The genomic stretch TCCTTGAAGTCGTTGGTGCCCAGCATGACGATCAGCAGGTCCATCGGCGCGTGCGATTCGAGGATCGGGATCAGCGTGCGCGAGCCGTTCTTGTGCACCCCCTCGATCGGATCGTCGAACACCGTGGTGCGGCCGCTGAGCCCCTCCTCGACGATCCAGGCGTCCGGCCCGAGTTCCCGCCCCATCACGTTGGCCCAGCGCCGCGCCGGCACGATCCGGTCCGGCGTCTGCGCGATGTTGGCGAAGGGCGGGCAGCCCCAGGTATTGGAGTCGCCGAAGCAGACGATGGTAGGCATGAAAACACTTCCCCAGGTCGGCGACGCGGCGGCATTGCCTTGGCGACGCAGCCTGAGGTATAAATCCTACCTAATCAGAATGACAACCGGGTGGATTCGCCAAGTCGGGCGGGCCGGCCCGGCGAAACGCCGTTGGAAAGACCGCTCGCGTGACCGTCTATCGCCGCCCGGATCCGATCCCCTTGCGCCACTCGGCCGTCTCCCCGGCCGGTGGGCTGGCGGCGGTCAAGCATGAGCCGGACGATCTCAACCGGCTGGTGGCGCGCCAGATCTTCCAGGCTATCGCCTCCGGCCATTTCCCGGTCGGCAGCATCCTTCCCAACGAGCACCAGCTCAGCGCCGAACTCGGTGTCAGCCGCACCGCGCTGCGCGAAGCGATCAAGGGGCTGGCGTCCAGGGGCCTCGTCGAAACCCGTCGCAAGCGCGGCACCCTGGTGCTCCATCGCAGCCGCTGGGACATGCTGAACGCCGAGGTGATCGCCTGGTCGCGCAAGCTCGGCTCGGCGCGGGTCAGCGAAGAGCTCTGGACGGCTATCGCCAGTACCCAGCCGGCCATGGCCGCCGAAGCCGCTGGCCGCCGCCATGCCGGACGCGTCGGGGAAGCGGTGCGCAGCCTCGCCGCCGCCGGCACGCCGGAAGCGCGGCGCAGCGGGTTCGCGGCGCTGCTGCTCGAAATCGCCA from Devosia sp. A16 encodes the following:
- a CDS encoding FadR/GntR family transcriptional regulator is translated as MTVYRRPDPIPLRHSAVSPAGGLAAVKHEPDDLNRLVARQIFQAIASGHFPVGSILPNEHQLSAELGVSRTALREAIKGLASRGLVETRRKRGTLVLHRSRWDMLNAEVIAWSRKLGSARVSEELWTAIASTQPAMAAEAAGRRHAGRVGEAVRSLAAAGTPEARRSGFAALLLEIANASGNRFLTSFTAACVGSLLTDDAAFLDRLVATVDMTALERLAPLLTAGNGEAAADLLRRALLRETISA